The proteins below are encoded in one region of Rhododendron vialii isolate Sample 1 chromosome 7a, ASM3025357v1:
- the LOC131333755 gene encoding F-box protein CPR1-like isoform X2: MSQLPEEVIADILSRLPVKPLGQFKLVSIPWRSLIESPTFVKLHLNRSIDTKSNQALILREEQLYSVEFDSLDGPFADAAKLDHHPLRCQDYGTEVWGSCNGIVCLSNSLDTVVLWNPSTRRSRRLPYAPIEFPNQPRYFVSRVYGFGYDGVSDDYKLVRIVVLKGREDDSLHYEVKVYSLRSNLWHRVEEKFPHYPDLNRVGGVLASGNLHWIVNEETERGKTNLIVSFDLGCEEYGLVPQPEFTHPRFYADVEVLGGCLSLICNYYLTHIDIWVMKEYGVKESWTKLISMAQPGTLRSFQNVRPIGYSKSGGQLLLQHGPLKLLWYDLKRKTCKSVKIRDVHDLSQVVMCVGSLVSLKSGRGERERKKKQEQEEKNMGGFLSTGFKLVL, translated from the exons ATGTCTCAACTACCGGAGGAAGTCATCGCCGACATACTCTCCCGATTACCCGTAAAACCCCTCGGCCAATTCAAGCTAGTGTCCATACCCTGGCGCTCCCTGATCGAAAGCCCTACTTTCGTCAAACTCCACCTCAACCGCTCGATCGAcaccaaatccaaccaagccCTAATCTTACGAGAGGAGCAGCTCTACTCGGTCGAATTCGATTCGCTCGACGGGCCCTTCGCGGACGCCGCGAAGCTCGACCACCACCCGCTGAGGTGCCAGGACTACGGGACCGAGGTATGGGGCTCTTGCAATGGCATAGTGTGCTTGTCTAATTCGTTAGATACCGTCGTTTTATGGAACCCTTCCACTCGAAGATCGCGTAGGTTGCCTTACGCGCCGATAGAGTTCCCGAACCAGCCGAGGTATTTCGTGAGTAGGGTTTACGGGTTCGGGTACGATGGTGTGAGTGATGACTATAAGCTTGTTAGGATTGTGGTGCTCAAGGGTAGGGAGGATGATTCTTTGCACTATGAGGTTAAGGTTTATAGTTTGAGGTCGAATTTGTGGCATAGGGTTGAGGAGAAATTCCCACACTACCCTGATTTGAATAGAGTGGGGGGTGTGTTAGCTAGTGGCAATTTGCACTGGATTGTGAATGAAGAGACCGAGCGGGGTAAGACGAACTTGATTGTTTCTTTTGATCTAGGGTGTGAGGAGTATGGGTTGGTGCCACAACCCGAGTTTACGCATCCGAGATTCTATGCGGATGTGGAGGTTTTGGGAGGATGCCTTTCATTGATTTGCAATTATTACTTGACCCATATTGATATATGGGTGATGAAAGAGTATGGTGTGAAGGAATCTTGGACAAAGTTGATTTCCATGGCGCAACCGGGTACATTGAGGTCTTTTCAGAATGTGAGACCCATTGGCTATTCAAAGAGCGGCGGGCAATTATTGTTACAACATGGCCCTCTGAAGCTCCTTTGGTATGACCTTAAAAGGAAGACATGCAAGAGTGTTAAAATCCGTGATGTACACGATTTGTCGCAAGTAGTGATGTGCGTGGGAAGCCTTGTTTCGCTCAAAAGTGGTAGAGGTGAACGTGAACGAAAGAAGAAGCAAGaacaagaagagaagaataT GGGTGGTTTCCTGTCAACGGGGTTCAAACTGGTGCTATAA
- the LOC131333755 gene encoding F-box protein CPR1-like isoform X1 yields MSQLPEEVIADILSRLPVKPLGQFKLVSIPWRSLIESPTFVKLHLNRSIDTKSNQALILREEQLYSVEFDSLDGPFADAAKLDHHPLRCQDYGTEVWGSCNGIVCLSNSLDTVVLWNPSTRRSRRLPYAPIEFPNQPRYFVSRVYGFGYDGVSDDYKLVRIVVLKGREDDSLHYEVKVYSLRSNLWHRVEEKFPHYPDLNRVGGVLASGNLHWIVNEETERGKTNLIVSFDLGCEEYGLVPQPEFTHPRFYADVEVLGGCLSLICNYYLTHIDIWVMKEYGVKESWTKLISMAQPGTLRSFQNVRPIGYSKSGGQLLLQHGPLKLLWYDLKRKTCKSVKIRDVHDLSQVVMCVGSLVSLKSGRGERERKKKQEQEEKNIWICLRGGFLSTGFKLVL; encoded by the exons ATGTCTCAACTACCGGAGGAAGTCATCGCCGACATACTCTCCCGATTACCCGTAAAACCCCTCGGCCAATTCAAGCTAGTGTCCATACCCTGGCGCTCCCTGATCGAAAGCCCTACTTTCGTCAAACTCCACCTCAACCGCTCGATCGAcaccaaatccaaccaagccCTAATCTTACGAGAGGAGCAGCTCTACTCGGTCGAATTCGATTCGCTCGACGGGCCCTTCGCGGACGCCGCGAAGCTCGACCACCACCCGCTGAGGTGCCAGGACTACGGGACCGAGGTATGGGGCTCTTGCAATGGCATAGTGTGCTTGTCTAATTCGTTAGATACCGTCGTTTTATGGAACCCTTCCACTCGAAGATCGCGTAGGTTGCCTTACGCGCCGATAGAGTTCCCGAACCAGCCGAGGTATTTCGTGAGTAGGGTTTACGGGTTCGGGTACGATGGTGTGAGTGATGACTATAAGCTTGTTAGGATTGTGGTGCTCAAGGGTAGGGAGGATGATTCTTTGCACTATGAGGTTAAGGTTTATAGTTTGAGGTCGAATTTGTGGCATAGGGTTGAGGAGAAATTCCCACACTACCCTGATTTGAATAGAGTGGGGGGTGTGTTAGCTAGTGGCAATTTGCACTGGATTGTGAATGAAGAGACCGAGCGGGGTAAGACGAACTTGATTGTTTCTTTTGATCTAGGGTGTGAGGAGTATGGGTTGGTGCCACAACCCGAGTTTACGCATCCGAGATTCTATGCGGATGTGGAGGTTTTGGGAGGATGCCTTTCATTGATTTGCAATTATTACTTGACCCATATTGATATATGGGTGATGAAAGAGTATGGTGTGAAGGAATCTTGGACAAAGTTGATTTCCATGGCGCAACCGGGTACATTGAGGTCTTTTCAGAATGTGAGACCCATTGGCTATTCAAAGAGCGGCGGGCAATTATTGTTACAACATGGCCCTCTGAAGCTCCTTTGGTATGACCTTAAAAGGAAGACATGCAAGAGTGTTAAAATCCGTGATGTACACGATTTGTCGCAAGTAGTGATGTGCGTGGGAAGCCTTGTTTCGCTCAAAAGTGGTAGAGGTGAACGTGAACGAAAGAAGAAGCAAGaacaagaagagaagaataT TTGGATTTGTCTCAGGGGTGGTTTCCTGTCAACGGGGTTCAAACTGGTGCTATAA